A genomic window from Salvia hispanica cultivar TCC Black 2014 chromosome 5, UniMelb_Shisp_WGS_1.0, whole genome shotgun sequence includes:
- the LOC125190962 gene encoding F-box protein SKIP1-like, translating into MDEEKKSERESRTSESEWAELTHECLINILFRLSLEDRWRAAMRVCKAWHQACKDPYLNSVLDLESHFVPANELPRFWTPDFERRVDNMLRSVVVWSSGSLTQIRVRHCSDRSLALVAQRCPNLQILSIRSSPHVTDAIMAEIASGCPKIEELDISYCYEISDKSLAIIGARCPNLHVLKRNLMNWLDPSQHVGIVPNEYLNACPQDGDSEAAAISRCMPHLLHLELRFLKLTAKGVTLISEGCKELEYIDLSGCANVTSRDIAYASLNLKNLKTIKKPNFYIPRSSFHAERYGHWQLYDERFQTDVFRI; encoded by the exons ATGGATGAGGAAAAGAAATCGGAGAGGGAGAGTAGAACCAGCGAGTCGGAGTGGGCCGAGTTGACTCACGAGTGCCTCATCAACATCCTCTTCCGCCTCTCCTTGGAGGACCGATGGCGGGCAGCTATGCGCGTGTGCAAAGCGTGGCATCAAGCCTGCAAGGATCCCTACCTCAATTCGGTTCTCGACCTCGAATCTCATTTCGTCCCTGCCAATGAATTACCCCGCTTCTGGACTCCCGACTTCGAGCGCAGGGTTGATAATATGCTCCGATCCGTCGTCGTTTGGAGCTCAGGTTCCCTCACTCAGATCCGCGTTAGGCATTGCTCCGATCGATCTCTCGCCCTTGTTGCCCAAAG GTGCCCGAATCTTCAAATTCTTTCTATCAGGAGCTCTCCTCATGTTACCGATGCAATCATGGCTGAAATAGCTTCTGGATGCCCCAAGATCGAGGAGCTCGACATCAGCTACTGCTATGAAATATCTGACAAATCTCTGGCAATCATAGGCGCTCGTTGTCCAAATCTGCATGTGCTTAAGAGAAACCTAATGAACTGGCTGGATCCTTCCCAGCATGTAGGAATTGTCCCCAACGAATATCTAAATGCATGTCCTCAGGATGGGGATTCAGAAGCTGCCGCCATCTCAAGATGTATGCCTCATCTTCTCCATCTTGAACTCAGATTCTTAAAGTTGACAGCAAAAGGGGTCACTCTAATCTCTGAAGGGTGTAAGGAGCTGGAGTACATCGACTTATCTGGGTGTGCAAATGTGACTAGTCGAGATATCGCTTATGCATCTCTCaatttgaaaaacttgaaaaccATCAAGAAGCCCAACTTTTATATCCCAAGGTCATCTTTCCACGCAGAAAGATATGGGCATTGGCAGTTGTACGACGAGCGGTTTCAAACAGATGTATTCAGAATTTGA